The genomic DNA CATGCGGAGATGAGGCAGGGTCAGTGGCTGAGAAGGGCACCCACAGAGGGGGTGCTACCAGTGGTCAGAGGATCCCTACCAACCCACCCCCAATGGACGGAGGACAAGAGGGGCTGAGTTACTTCCTTCATCATTAAAACCAGTACTGAAGAAGGGCCGCAGAGGTCCAGCGAAGGCACATTCGGAGAAAGCGTAGATGAGGGAGCCGTGGTCAGTGATGTTGTAGAAGGAGACAGTGCTGGCCTCATAGTCAAGGAAGATCCCAACTTGGCACGGAGGCACCCGAAGGTGGAGGGGAGTCTGGGGGCTGGTGCCAGcctcatatttttgtttgttccaCAGCCAAATTGTCCAGAAGCCATTTTGGGGGCTGAGCAAAAAATGCCCTTTCCTCCGCACAGAGTCTCTACAAACACCCAGGTCCCAGGCCTCCTTTCCTGTCACATCTACCTCCCAGTAAACCTTTCCAGAGTCAAAGAACTGGGCACCCAGGACCATGGGATAAGTGTCAAATCTGCCCTCATTTTCAGGCACTTCCTGCCGGCTGTCTCCAAGCCTCACTTGTCTCCGATCCTCTGACAGGATGAGCCACGGATTGGCTGTGTATGGATCCAGAGTGATGTTTACTGCAGAGAGGGGACCAGAGTCAGGCTGGGAGAGTGTGGGGAATCAGGAACCTGGTATCTCTGGTTGGGGATGAGGATGAGGGGCTGTGGATAAGGAGGTATCTGTGAGCCTCACTGTGGAAGGAAATGACCCCCAGCCAGGCCTGACCGTTGAGGGAAACACCTTCTCTACCTGTCCCTGCCTCACCTACCCtgacctgctctctctccctgactctggGACTCTGCTTCCTCATCACCCACTTCTGTTCCCCAGTCCCAGTCTCTTGGTGGTCGCCTCACCTCCATAAGTCCTCAGCATCCTTTTCAGCCCTGGCACGAGGCACACACTCCTCAGGTCTGGAGGGGTGATGTCCAGATTCTTCAGGTTCCAACACTCACTCCTGAGGCAAACAGAGTTACAGACCCTGTCCCCAACTCCCACCTCACCCTCCTGAACCCTGACACTATATAACCTCCCTTGTGGATGAAAATTTAACTCAATGCAAATTTACAAAAACCTCCTTTGCTGGgatccctgggggtgggggtgggaggcaaaAGGAGGTAGGATTTAGTTCCTTTCTAGGCCTTACTGGTTACACAGCCCCTGCAGCTATGGATAGTTTGTATCTCCTCTCCAAGCCTGAGGTCAACAGGCACTCACTGTTTTACACTGTTTCATTTTATCACAAGGCATCTAATACAGATGGAATCACTTCTGTAAGGAACCTCAAGGCGTCTCCCCATATCATGGGTCTTACTCTCTGGCTCTTTCTAGGAGATTCATAACTGGCTGTAGACTCAGAACTTAATAGAAATTTCCCTGTTGGTTGGGGCTTCACTTTGTAAGGATGATATAGTCTAATTACTTTCGGCAGCTCACCAAGATGTCTGTTAATTAGCTTcacaacagaaaatattttatggagGTTTGGGTATTTGAGAATAGGGACGagaatggggggaaaaatgagTGCATGTTTTTCTAACTCAAAAACCTCTTCCACAGGTATATGTGCTTCCTaccaccccctcctttttttttaatgtttatttttgaaagggtgagagacagagtgtgagtgggggaggggcagagagagagggagataaagaattcaaagcgggttccaggctctgagctgtcagcacagagcccaatgtggggctcgaacccacaaaccacaagatcatgacctgagccaaagctggacacttaacccactgagccacccaggcaaccccctgccccttcctcttaCAAAGAAAACTCCTTACCTTCCCAGGACACTTTTCACCTCCTGAGGAGAAAAGAGAGTGTGTAAATTCTGGACTCACTGGTTTACCATTAGACCTCATTTCTGTGGGTTGGGTgatgccccccagcccccaagacCCACAAGACACTGCTTTACCCCATTCCTCTGGGGCCAATGCCTGAAAGACATTTCTGACCAGCTTGAAGCAGAAGGGGTGTGGATGCTTGTGGGGTAACCAGGGTAACCACCATGGGTGTGACCTATAGCTAAGAGAAGGATGACCAATTTAAGGACTCTGATTCAGAGGACAAATTAGAAAGCCCCGATTCCTGGAAGAAGAGTGGAAAGGAACAAGTAGCCCAGCCTGGCTGAGTCCCAGAGGCAGTCACAGGGAAAGAATGGCCAAGTCAGGATGCACAGAAACTGCTCTATCTCATTTGCAGGCTTGcatttgggggaaggaaaggctCTGTCCTATGTTGGAGTTAATGCTGCCTTCTCATATGTATGTGAAATCAAATCACTTGAGAATATGCTGTTGCAGGGCTTGGGAACCCTTACCCAGGAATTGGCACACTCCTAGGCCCAGTCAAAAGTGCATTAGAAAGTGTGGCTCAGTGTTGGGCAGAAGCAAGACTTAGACAATGAGAAGAGGGCCTACCAAGTCAAGCCAATCCAGGAAGCCTTTCTGCACAAaccaaactaaacaaaaaaattggCTTCATGACCACATCTGACAGAGACACTGGCaagtttgggaagagaaaaacTGTATAAGGTTAGAGCAGAGGGGACTTTAGAGACCCGCTAGTCAATAGTTTCCCCAAACGAGGCAAACACATTAAGGGATGCGAGAGGATTTTAAGTAGCACACACATCAATgagtgtttaaaaaatagttatgtgctcattttaatttcagctctgccacttactatttGGGTGAACTTGGTCAAGTTATTTAGCTGTAGTGTCTAAGTTTCTCAacatctctgcccctctgttttctcatctatgaaatggggataacgACATCCAACTCACTGTATTGCTGTGACAGCCTGAGTACACAGAGGCAGATACTATGTGCCATTTAAGAATCGGCGGTGgttacaaaattagaaaaaatcagTAACCTATCAACACAGGATTTCTTGGCTCCTATTGCTTAGGACAAATTTCCTGTTAAGCTAAATTTCTTCAGTGAAAGAGTGAGTTGTAAAGAACAAACATATGCCAACAGGTTTGGGTAGTTcacagaagcagcagaaagtgggAAGAGGGTACATTTATGACTAACACTGGGGGATCCTTATTATTCAGTCCACTCCCTCCCCTTGTTCCACAGATGGAGACATTAGATCTAGGAAAAGGAAGGGACTTAACCTAGAATTATGGAGCGAAttggtggcagggctggggatgGGCTACTGTCTCTTAATTTCCAGGGCACTGTCTTTAGTTACATTTATGAAAACCTGCTCATGGTCAAATGCTCACGTAAAAGTTTTTGTggtttctctcatttaatcctcacaaaaatcccTTGAGATATGTAACATTATAGTATACATTTAACATAGGAGAAACCTGATACTCAAAAAAGTTATGGAACTTTCTCAAGGTCATGAACCTGGAAGGTGTCAGAGCAGGCACTTACCTGGGATGGCTGGTTCTTTGAATTGCTGGATGGAATATTTCCTCCTAACTCTGCACCTTTCCCATGACTTGAGTGCAAACCAAGCATGGGTCTGAATTCCAGTTTGGGAATATTCCAGGGACCGGGTTTAGCCTTTTTTCAGTTGTTCCTTGAACCTCAGGGAGGGGGATGGCTCACCTGCAGCAGCTCCAGGGCTGAGCCCCTGCTCCTCTTCTCCAGCTCCACGACCAGCTCCTGCAGGGCCTGGCTCTTCTGGACCAGTGTGGCCTCCCTCTCGCCCAGGATTCTCAGCTGCTCCTTGTCCTCCATCTCTAGTTTCTGTAgctgtctctgttcctctgcaGCCAGGAAGTTCTGCTGCTGCACAAACTCTGTGTGAATCCTCAGTTTGTGTGTCTCAACCTGACTCTTTGGTgtaaatggaaagagagaggTTTTTATCAAAATCTCCTAAGCTTCAGGAATGAAGGTACTCCTATCGGTTTCTATTCCCTGTAGATTCACCACTCAGACTCTGGGTCTAgagcaaacacaaacacacacacacacagaatttttcTGGGGAGATAAGTGAGTGAGGCTTCTGGGCTCAGAGGGGAATgggattattttggggggggcacaCTGTAGCTGTCCTACAGTCGCATATGTATGGTAACAGACTTTCAAAACCCACCCAGTACCCAAATGTGCCCCCGTGTCTTCATTTCTCAGGGAGTTCCTGAGAGAGTCACATCCATCCCTACCCCCAACAACCTCACAAAGACAGGCTCACAACACTGCTCTGAAGTCCTGAGGAAAGGGAGTCTTTGGGATAATCTCTGCTTGTCCTCTCCCGCTGGTGACTGGAAGGTCACCTGACGACACAGGATGACTCCTTTTGCCACCACAGCCTGACTCATCCTTCTCTGATCCCAAATCTTCCTTTTCTGGGCTCTACAGGCCATGAGTTCCTTCCACTCTTCTAATCCCTGACTACCCTACCTCCAAGTTATGGGTATAGAACAAGCTTTAGGTCTCCATTCTACTTTGGACCAGTGATCTGGATATGGTTAAGCAACCACCTGGTCAGATTGGTTTTTCTACATTTGGTCTTGGTCATTCCCTTAAGTCTGTTCCTCACAGCCCTTGTCATTTACTGACAGGCCTGGCCACCGGGCATCTCTCCTGGGAGACCTCTGTCCCCAGGAGGTCACTGCTGAGGCAGTGATTCTGTCATTTCTTAAGACTGGGTTCAGGGAGCAGAAGCTTTAGGGTATGGCTTGTTCCTCTCAGCACTTTTTcctaagactcttgatttttgtatCTGATTGGGAGCTCTCTCCTTTTTATTCCTGTCAGGAGGCCTAGAGGATAGCTGGTTCTTGGAGAGTGAGATATACTGACTATCACTCCTCAGATGGGCATAGCTATGGTTAGAGCTTGAGTTTGGGACGCTGGACTCTGCCCTGGCTTCTGATCTGAGATTCCTTTTAGGACATGATTCTTGCCTTCCAGGCTGCTCTCTTCATTGCAATATCCACTTCCAACTCCTCCGCCAACCGTTGTCCTTTTCTCAGGTTCCCTAATGCCACCTGGAGCTTCTCCTGTAGAGAACGATAGATTAGTGCCCAATCAGACCAagaagtggggtggggtggggtggcataagaaaggagaaaaccatgctggttctttgaaaagactgagTGCTGAGAAAGAGGGGAGACTACAGTCTGACTGGGGTGGAAATTCTGTGGATGGGAAGACTTTGGAAAAAGCCTAATGTTTCTTACAACATAGAGCTACACTGTTGGTAGGGGGCATGCTCATTCCTAATTAATCAGGAGACAAGGAAATGTGATTCTTGTAGCATTTCCTCAGTGTATTCCCCGCTCCTGGGAAATGAGAAAGTTGTACCAAGTTTGCAGTTCTTGGCTTAAGTTAGACACGGAAGGTGGGAGGCACCCTTCCTTTCCCCAACTCCTCAACTCCACAGGTGACTCTACCTCCCCAGCTCTGGGGAACAAAGCACCCACCAGGGATGCCTCTCCTTCTACATGCTTTCGCCTCTGTGCTGAGGCCTCACCTTGTACTCCTGAGCAGCCTCCTCAATAGGGACCATGTGGTGGTTACGGTGGTTCTGGGACTGGGAACACACCCAGCAAAGGATCTTCCCGTCTTTCTCGCAGAACAGGTGCAGTTTCTCTCCGTGCACCTCGCACCGCTCCCGCTGCATGCCCTCCTTGGCACTCTGGCCAATTTGTTTAAGGTTGTCCACCATGTTGGCCAGCGGCCAGTTGGGCCTGACGTTCCGGAGCAAGAAGATGTGCTGACACACAGGGCAGACGCCGCCCCCATCTTTTCCGACCTGAGAGATGCAGTCGTGGCAGAAGCTGTGGCCACATTCAATGCTCACAGGCTCCACGACAGGATCCAGGCAGATAGGGCAAGTGACCTCCTCCCACATCATCGCCAGGGGCGCTGCTGAGGCCATTGCGGTAACGTTCCTATGAGGCAGCCCTGTGGAGAGCCTGCGGAAGCATAGCAGGAGGGGAGAAAAGGTAAAGAGAAGATGAGAAGGGTtgtgtgagggggggggggggggggaaaaagcAATCCCAAGGAAACCCTGAGGAAGAGTGAGGTGGAGggtgtgaaaataaaatgagaacgTTAACTTGAGCAACAAGAGCTTCTCCTCCCTAATCTCATCCACTGATCCAGCCAGACAGCGGGGAAACGCAGTCCCCAAAAGAGAGCAAGATTGTTTTTGGGAACTTCAGAGATAGAGCTGTGTGCAACTCCATCTTCATCAGGTCCACCGCTACTTAAACCCTCGGCCCCTGGCCTTTTCCTGTGCGTCTTCTCCCATGTCGGGTGCCAAGTGCACTGCCAAGCAGCTCGTGGTAACAGGTGCGGCCTTTTACCACGCACTCTCCATGCGCTACAGGAGGTGCTGCGTGCTTTGCGTACGTCTTCGTTAGTCTGCGCGATGATGGCAGGCGTTACACACAGGTTACAGGACTGCATACATAAGAATATGTTTACAAGTGTGTACATATACGTGTAGTACGTATACATGTCTGTGcttgtatgtgtatgtacgtgttcacacccacccacccacgtGGTAGAGCACTTCCCGGGCTCTCCTCTCAGCTTCCGGAACCTGGTAACTGTCCTCATTGCCTCTGGGGCACAGACCCAGACCTATCTACCACCCTGCCCCTCTCACTCCCAGAGGGGAACTGTGGAGAGGAGGGTCTCCAGGACTGCGGACCTACCCACGCTGGGCTGCCCTAGACCACGCTCCAGGCTAGGTTGCTGCCCCGTTCTCCCTGCCCAGGCGGCAGCAGCAGTAAGGCGGCCCTcgccccttccccctttcctgtaACTTGGAAGTCACGTACACAGCCAGGCCCACTCCCAGGCAGGCTGTCAGCCCGGGAGGAACCGCTGGGCTTGGGCTGATCGAGACCAGTCCCTCTGCGGAGAAGGGAGAACAGGGACCCCAGGCTCTAGGGATGAGACCTGGATGCAAGGGGACCCTCAGATCCGGGGCAAGGGGGAGATGTCCCCCAGCCAGGGCTGGGGCGCTTGGGTTTGGGCAAGTCACTCACCTTTTCAGGGGAGTCCGCAGCTGGCGGCAAGTTCCCTATTTCACTTTCGATTTTCCTTCAGAGGCAAGTCTGAAAGGGAGGCGGGCcgaggggcagggagtgggaggAGCTTGGGAGGAGAGGGTGATGCGCAGGGCGGAGCTAAGGGGCAGTGGGTGGAGGAGGCTCAGACGCCCCGGGCTGACACTAAGCGAAAGCCCTTCAGCGTTTCAGCCTTGCTGAGCGCTCCCTGCCAGGTCCTCAGTAACTAATGGTCCTCAGCACCTACTAGATGGAGGATTCATACTGCCTTCTTTGACGCTAGTCACCATCACTCCACAGCCCTATGCTGTGCCTACGTGTGGGAGCTGCTCCTAAGGAGGTCTGGATGGGGACAAGAGTTCCTGGAGCTCTTCCTAAAGTGCCATCCTGTGCTTCCTACTTCCAGAAACCAGTCCTTTTCAGGAGAGTGTGGATATTCTTTTAACATCAAGGGGTGAGGGATTTATACTGCCTGACCCAAAGGCAGGTATCACACCAGTGAGTGGTAAGAAAGgaattgacatttattgagcaccaactgtgtACTTGTCACTGAACTAGGGATTTTCACAGGTTATTTCCTAAATTGTagtaaattgtatttctttttttttttttttttttaaatttttttttcaacgttttttattttatttttgggacagagagagacagagcatgaatgggggaggggcagagagagagggagacacagaatcggaaacaggctccaggctccgagccatcagcccagagcctgacgcggggctcgaactcacggaccgcgagatcgtgacctggctgaagtcggacgcttaaccgactgcgccacccaggcgcccctgtatttcttaattatagtaaaaattgtagtaaaaagttatttcttaaattgcaaaaaaaattgCAATTACTTAAATTGTAGTAAAATTGTAGTAAAATTACATAACGAAATTTACCATCGTAATcatttaagtatacagttcagtggtggtattaaatacattcacctCATTGTGTGACCATCAGATCAGCATCGTCCATAGAACTTTTTTCATCTCGTCATATTGGAAACTGTTACCTATTAAACAATAACTGCCCATTATCTCCTCCTCTGAGCTCCTGAAAGCCACCATTCAATTttccatctctatgaatttgacttctttaggtgccccaataaaagtagagtcatacagtatttgtccttttgtgactggcttattttacttaacacaaTGTCCTCAGGGTTTATTCATGTTGTGAATAACATGAcaggctttctttccttttacaggctgaataatattccaatgtctGTATGTGCATTTTGTTtccccattcatctgtcagtggacacttgggtgaCTTCTAGCTTTTGACCTTTGTGAATACTGTTGCTATGTTCAGGTTATATTATTTAAGCCACAtaacaatttagtgattcaagaGTTATTAAACTCATGTTACAGgagaggacactgaggctgaATGGAGTGAAGTGACAAAGTAGATGTATGAGAATTAAAATGTGCAGGGAAGAACCTCATTTTAGTGACAGCCCAGAGAAGACTGGCTGCCCTGTCAGCTCAAGCAGAGGCTGTAGGGGCAGCTGGTAGGGATGTGGTCACAAGctgtggaggaggaaggagaaaaaaaggaagggtgaGGAGGCTAGGATTCTCAATTCCTTccaactcagattttttttttttttggtccctgtATAACTTAAGGTTAAAAACATCAGTTGAAATTTGCTTAATGTTTTGTATAGATTAGGAAACCTAAAAACACTTCATGCCTCTTTGTAAATTCCAGTTCTGTTTCTATGAGAATTTGCTTAGTGGAAGCTTATCAAGTGACATCTAATATTCAAATTGTATCACTGTAATGATTTGATTCCAGGAACATAGTTCCagaaagaaaagtggaaacagtaaaagaagaaggagaagaagaaggaggaggagaagaaaaagaaacctatatGTGAATTAGCAGACACTCAGAAAATGAGTACTTCACATCACTGCCCTCACTCATTCCTATAGGCACCGAGCAAGCTGCTGTGGGGTGGGGTAGAAAAGAGCATAGATCTCATGATAGTGCCGACATGGATTCAGTGCTAACCCTGCTATTTACCAGCCATGTGCCATCCCTCTGAgctacaatttatttattaaataaagatattaatataTACACCACAGGGTTGCTTTGTACATGTTCAATGATACACAGATCAATATAACATATACATGCTGCAACAGTCCCCAACTTGGTATTGTCTAGAAGATCAAAATTGCCACTCATTCCAAATTCCCCTTACTCACTGCCAGTACGTTTAGTACTTCAGTGTTCTTTCCCTGGTGGGTAATCCAAATCATTCCTGAAGGATCAGTATCCTTAATGTTCCTGTCTTTAATGCACTGGTTATTGTTATCAGGCAATCATAAGTAGGAATCTTTCCAATGTATATTTTGGGTTTTAAGCAAGGTCCTCCTTGCCCCATTATGTACCAACAACTTAAATTCTCCTTGGTATTAGAAATAAGTCATTCCAGCCAGTATAGAAACTCCATCCCGTGCGTCTTTAATCAGTGGCTGAAGAAGCCCCATAGAGCCAGGGGATAGTTGCAAATTCCAGTTTATTAGAACCAGGTTTGCTTACTCTGGTAGGTCTTCTCCCCtctctaaccccccccccccttttttttttactgcaccCTCTAAAACAGGGCTGAGTCCTATGttggaagatggaaagaaaatgttctataGATGAGTTACTTGTTTGATGGTGATAGGGGTCACTTACACCTCCCCCCATGGATTCTTTAAAGTGTGTGTATATAGTGCATATGAAAAAATGCAACCATATATTAGTTGATTTTGATCATGTACCAGAATTTATAGGACAACCTTCCTATCTCATAGGGTGGGGTTTCCAAGTTGGTGTCATACCTGAGCCTTCAGCAGGGCATCTCATAGTTTTATTGGGTCAACTTTTTCTGCCTGATGGTGTATACTGTAAGACCAATGCATTCCATAGGGCAAGCCCATTAACAGAATTCTTTGATTACAAAATCAGTTCCTTGGTTGCCAGTGATGCTTTTGGGATACCCTGATGGTGTAAATCTAAAAATGGTGGTGTTGGCAGAAGCAgtgtaggaaagaaaatgaatctgtCTATGGAATATTACCACCTATATTGTAAGGGCAATACAAATTAGTTTAATACAATTAACGTGCCACTAGAAGACTGTCTAGACTCTCCTAGAAATAGTGAAAAATCAGGCTCAGAGTTGTCCTTTAATGTATGTATCCATAGCAGTAGGGATAGAGGCTCTGCCTGAGAACAGGTTTCTCCTAAGGCTTCTTTGTTTATGACTATTAATATGGACACTTGCACAGGAGGTCACTGAATAGCAATAGGTTCCTGGGGCAGAGACCGATCAATATCCATAGAATGGGTCTTCTTGTTTACCCATGACTAATTAAAATTGATGCATTTAGAGTCTAGGTACTTGGGACAGGGTATTTAGTGTAGTAATAAGGAGTTTAAGCCCTGTTTGATTCCATATACAATATTCTTAACTAATATAATCCTGGTAAGCCTTTTATTTCCAGATCTTAAGGCCAACTCATACACCATCTTATTTATATAAagacttctctatttttctcttgtcaAGTCCGTTTTAGGTTTTGCACATGCTTTACTCTTTCAGAGGCATGGTCTACTAAAGAATAGGATTGGTACCTGATTAATCTCTAGGTAAAGCACAGTGAATAAAAGGAACTCCAATATTGTGAACCATTTTTAAGACTGTTGGATAATGTAGATTTTGGAATCAACACAACAGGGATCAATCTCTCATCAGCAAATGGAATTGGTCTCAGGTTTCACCAATTTACCTCCATTTATCATTTTCCCTCCAATGCCAGATTTGAGAGACAACCTGGCATTagccatatttattattttaaggcaAAGAATGCCTCTCAGAATGCAATGCCAGGAAAGCTAAAGAAATGATTCCATCAGAGATGTCAGTATTTCAACACAGTTAAGAATCCATTAAAAATGATCTCTTTACCTTTTAGAACTTGGAGCATGAGAAGAACCtgaaaaatgtctaaaatttcaatgaatgaaaaaaggGATGTGATAGAAATGGGAAAGTCTAACATTGGGGTGCAGCCTATGGAGGACAGAGTTTGGTTTCCTAATTGGGAGAACCTCCAGGAAAACCTCAGGAACTGCTAATGACCTCAAGCAGACAGAACCCTGAAATGTCCCATTCTTAAATCTGCAGGACATATGGAGACCTGGAGGGGAGTAAAGAGGAGTCAGCACACCCTGCAGGATAGCCTGGCACCTCTACATTGTCCTCCTCTCCAGGGGggtgagaaaggaggaaaggatggCTGAAGTTAGTGAGTTAGAACATCAGAGCTTTTAACAAAATTACTGACCAATATTTTTCAAGACTCTCAAGGTCATGGAAACCAAGGAAAAGCTGAGAAGTTGTCACAGACCAGGCTGGATTAAGGAGACATGATGATTAGTTACAATGTGGTTCCCTATGCTGGATCCAGGACCAAAGAAGTAGATACTAATGGAAAAACTGTCAAGATCTAAGTAAAATCTGGACTTTAGTTAGTAATGATACACTACTactaatttcttagttttgacaaatataccgTGTTCATGTAATTTGTTAACACTAAGGAAACTAGGGGAGGGAAATACAGAAACTGTATTGTAACTCTTCTGTAAATCCAAATGTATCCCCCAAAATAAGTTCATTTaacctccttcccccccccccccaaaaaaaaccctctatgAGTGGTGGGGGAAAAGTGACCTTTGGATGGGCAATGTAGGGGCATTAAGACATCACTGAAGCCTGTTCTCAATTTCCTATTGGAAAGGAAAGGGAGTATGTATGGAAATTATATGATGCGCCAAGACCTTTTCTGAGCGCCTTCATAGTCTAGCATAATTCTAACAATCCCATGAAATCACCGTTATTCCCAGTTTACAAGTGAAACCTAAAAGGCTCAAGGAGTTAATTTGCTCATTATCACACAGCTGATAAGAGACAGATCCCAGCTTTTCTATTACATCATGCTTGATGTGTGACCTCTAAGGTTAttaccaggagagagagagagattgcttcCTCATTATAGCTTCATTTTCAACCACCTTCATTCCCTAGGTACAGGTGAAAAGAgaacttctttcctcctctctgacACATATGTATAAAGCACT from Panthera tigris isolate Pti1 chromosome D1, P.tigris_Pti1_mat1.1, whole genome shotgun sequence includes the following:
- the TRIM21 gene encoding E3 ubiquitin-protein ligase TRIM21 isoform X1, which gives rise to MPQIPISHFPPLVSSLTRSLTIIGVSIYTGRLSTGLPHRNVTAMASAAPLAMMWEEVTCPICLDPVVEPVSIECGHSFCHDCISQVGKDGGGVCPVCQHIFLLRNVRPNWPLANMVDNLKQIGQSAKEGMQRERCEVHGEKLHLFCEKDGKILCWVCSQSQNHRNHHMVPIEEAAQEYKEKLQVALGNLRKGQRLAEELEVDIAMKRAAWKSQVETHKLRIHTEFVQQQNFLAAEEQRQLQKLEMEDKEQLRILGEREATLVQKSQALQELVVELEKRSRGSALELLQEVKSVLGRSECWNLKNLDITPPDLRSVCLVPGLKRMLRTYGVNITLDPYTANPWLILSEDRRQVRLGDSRQEVPENEGRFDTYPMVLGAQFFDSGKVYWEVDVTGKEAWDLGVCRDSVRRKGHFLLSPQNGFWTIWLWNKQKYEAGTSPQTPLHLRVPPCQVGIFLDYEASTVSFYNITDHGSLIYAFSECAFAGPLRPFFSTGFNDEGSNSAPLVLRPLGVGW
- the TRIM21 gene encoding E3 ubiquitin-protein ligase TRIM21 isoform X2 codes for the protein MQLIKQGLSTGLPHRNVTAMASAAPLAMMWEEVTCPICLDPVVEPVSIECGHSFCHDCISQVGKDGGGVCPVCQHIFLLRNVRPNWPLANMVDNLKQIGQSAKEGMQRERCEVHGEKLHLFCEKDGKILCWVCSQSQNHRNHHMVPIEEAAQEYKEKLQVALGNLRKGQRLAEELEVDIAMKRAAWKSQVETHKLRIHTEFVQQQNFLAAEEQRQLQKLEMEDKEQLRILGEREATLVQKSQALQELVVELEKRSRGSALELLQEVKSVLGRSECWNLKNLDITPPDLRSVCLVPGLKRMLRTYGVNITLDPYTANPWLILSEDRRQVRLGDSRQEVPENEGRFDTYPMVLGAQFFDSGKVYWEVDVTGKEAWDLGVCRDSVRRKGHFLLSPQNGFWTIWLWNKQKYEAGTSPQTPLHLRVPPCQVGIFLDYEASTVSFYNITDHGSLIYAFSECAFAGPLRPFFSTGFNDEGSNSAPLVLRPLGVGW
- the TRIM21 gene encoding E3 ubiquitin-protein ligase TRIM21 isoform X4; this encodes MASAAPLAMMWEEVTCPICLDPVVEPVSIECGHSFCHDCISQVGKDGGGVCPVCQHIFLLRNVRPNWPLANMVDNLKQIGQSAKEGMQRERCEVHGEKLHLFCEKDGKILCWVCSQSQNHRNHHMVPIEEAAQEYKEKLQVALGNLRKGQRLAEELEVDIAMKRAAWKSQVETHKLRIHTEFVQQQNFLAAEEQRQLQKLEMEDKEQLRILGEREATLVQKSQALQELVVELEKRSRGSALELLQEVKSVLGRSECWNLKNLDITPPDLRSVCLVPGLKRMLRTYGVNITLDPYTANPWLILSEDRRQVRLGDSRQEVPENEGRFDTYPMVLGAQFFDSGKVYWEVDVTGKEAWDLGVCRDSVRRKGHFLLSPQNGFWTIWLWNKQKYEAGTSPQTPLHLRVPPCQVGIFLDYEASTVSFYNITDHGSLIYAFSECAFAGPLRPFFSTGFNDEGSNSAPLVLRPLGVGW
- the TRIM21 gene encoding E3 ubiquitin-protein ligase TRIM21 isoform X3; translation: MRLSTGLPHRNVTAMASAAPLAMMWEEVTCPICLDPVVEPVSIECGHSFCHDCISQVGKDGGGVCPVCQHIFLLRNVRPNWPLANMVDNLKQIGQSAKEGMQRERCEVHGEKLHLFCEKDGKILCWVCSQSQNHRNHHMVPIEEAAQEYKEKLQVALGNLRKGQRLAEELEVDIAMKRAAWKSQVETHKLRIHTEFVQQQNFLAAEEQRQLQKLEMEDKEQLRILGEREATLVQKSQALQELVVELEKRSRGSALELLQEVKSVLGRSECWNLKNLDITPPDLRSVCLVPGLKRMLRTYGVNITLDPYTANPWLILSEDRRQVRLGDSRQEVPENEGRFDTYPMVLGAQFFDSGKVYWEVDVTGKEAWDLGVCRDSVRRKGHFLLSPQNGFWTIWLWNKQKYEAGTSPQTPLHLRVPPCQVGIFLDYEASTVSFYNITDHGSLIYAFSECAFAGPLRPFFSTGFNDEGSNSAPLVLRPLGVGW